The nucleotide window GGTAGCGCTGAATTTcttgttttgaaatttttttacaGTACGAAAATGTTCTATACTTTCAGGtacttatttatgaaattattgaaaACCTTTTTGTAATATTAGGTGCAAAAAAGCGAAACCCAGGACAGAGTGTGAGACGGTTAGTGGTCTATCCTTGGAGTTCGAGATTGATAGCGGTTCAGCAATTAGCGTAATTTCGGAAAGAACTTACAATTTTAAGCAATTACCATTGTCAGTCACAAAAAATGAACACAATTTATACAGGGGAAGACACCGTGACTATTGGAGTTGTTTTCTTACACAGCCAACTTTTTAAGATGATATTTATGGTATAAGGCAGAAACTAGGGGAGCTCGACCGATTATTATTAACGTTAGGCATTTTGAAGCCCGTACATTTAAACACAGTAGATATATTTATACATGTTTGATACATAGTCAGATACGtgagaaaaaataatgtttctctACAGAAAACGTTGGATTTTCCCTTGCCTTAATTCACATTTCCAGTTTTCTTTTATAGTTGAGTTAAACGACAAATGCGTAGTCTCCCCCATAGTCCAGCGGTTACAGGCGCCCTCCCGTCGCGTTTACACAATTAATTGGATTCGGTTTCGTCAAGCACAAATCTAATTTGTGGCTCTGCTTAGCTAGCTTAGCCGACTTAGCGAAGTTACTGCTTATGTCACAGGTTTTCGTACTTATTAGATTCGATAATTACTTTTAAGTCATCTATTTGGGCTTTAAAGTAGCTATGTAGTtgattaattcaatttattgttCTTGAGTGTGAACGATATAAGATTAACACGTAAAGAAAGATGTGGgtgtaattttgttaaaaataaagtattttctaaGATCATGCAACACAAAAAGAGCATATTGTGTTCTATGAGTAACGAAAATAAAGTTGGTAGTAAGTATCGGAAAAATATTATCGGCACTTAGTTTTAAGTGGTGTGAACAACCCTTTTATGAGCAGGGGGAGAACTCTCACTTAAGATATAAGCACACACTTCAGATACTATATGGTATGCGTCAGTCACTACCTGCAGGAATTggaaaatcaaactttttgaatAGTACTTatcagtatgaacaatatttacCATTATGTTTATGTTGGCGCTATGTGTACTTATTACTGCACATACCGTGCATAGAAACATAGAGAATCGATTTGAttcctgaaaataaaatgtccTATTAAAGGGCATAATCACATTTACGAAGCTACTGCATCAGGAATCAACCGCAACCACCCATCCAAACCCCAACCTTGGAATAACACCTTAGCCTGCCATATCGATTGAAAGCCATTACCAACCTCGGCACATACACGTAATATTATATCAATCTGTCCATATGTACGTAATGCATTTGTATCTATTGAAGATCATTAGTCCAAGTGTTTTCAATACCCCTTCAATTTAGACCAAGCGTCTGGAATCGGTTTTAAAAAAGACTGTCACAGatataaattattgttgttttgtcCTTGATTTCTGCTTTATAATGATGCTATAAATATTCTAGCAATTGCTAtcggtataaataaaaaaatgatttcttttCCTCCTTCTACTTTTATAGTATTGCATTCGACTGGATGCAGCTAAGTTAGggtgaatgtttttttatagataaagtgattgaagaggaaggtttatacgCATAACTAGCAACTAGCCCCTGCGTCGTACGAAATCGGGCGGGTCGCTAATATAGGATAAACAatgcaaaatatatatatatatattcttgTGTTCTAGCTCTACATCTTTGTTGGCTCTAAGAGCaccaagaaaataattaaatttgcaTCGTATTTCTCATTCCAGGTTACGGCTGCTTCCAATGGCTGCTGCTGATGTCATGTGGCGCCATCTACGCGGTGTGCGCGCTCAGCACCACCACGCTCAGCTTCGTGCTGCCGGCTGCCGAGTACGACTTCCACCTGTCCTCCAGTGACAAGGGCAGGCTTACTGCTACGCCTCTTATTGGTAAGTTCTATAATGTGTAATTGTTTAGAGAATTCTACTGCGTCCTGGGTGAACTTCTTTCTGCATTTAGATAAATAGTAGGCTTTATGTTATTCTGGTATGTAAGTTTTACCAGGTTTACAATATATGTGGGATATGTTTCTTTTGCAATGTCTAACTAAAGTCTTCGCCCTTATCCAGCTTATCGTATCATCAGTCCTCTACTTTGATTTTCAATTTGATTTTATGTAAAGCTATACATCCCTCCATTTCCTTTTGATTCTTATACATTGCAATTACATTATGTCACAATGCTTAAAATGCATGTCATTTGTTCTATCTCTATTCCTCTCAATCCTTTGTAATTGCATTCTCGAAAACActtaataaacaatatatttaatttcttcCAGGTATGTGCGTAGGATCTTACTTCTGGGGCAACCTGGCAGACGCGAGGGGGCGTAAGAAGGCCATCATCGGAGCGCTTCTGCTGGATGCACTGGCTGCTTTCCTCTCCAGCGTGGTGCAGTCATTCCCTGCGTTCTTAGCCTGCAGGTATCTAAACATTATTTGTTACTACAAATAACGGGGAGGAATATTGGAGATCCTGTCTGGGACTCCATGGCCCAATTCATTACGAAATATTATCTAAGGTAATCAAGATACTCGGAACTTTATCCCTCCGTATAATTTCATTTTGGTATGTGTGGAGTGTACGTTTGGCGTCTAATTTGGTTATTCCATcgggataaaaaaaaatatctttaattttagataaaagGGCAAAACACATTTAACACCCTAACTTAATAACTTCAGGTAAACTAAAGGAGCTGGTGAATCATTAATCAATCACTCTGAACCTTATTTGTACCGATCTTGACGTAACTATTCGTTGTAGACTTGTGCCTCTTGCAGGTTCTTCTCCGGGTTCGGCATCATCGGAGCCACAGGGCTGATCTTCCCTTACTTCGGAGACTTCTTGTCTCTCAGGCACCGGGATGTCATGCTGTGCAGGCTTGAGGTCTTCTGGACTTTTGGCACTATTTTGTTGCCAGGTGAgtgtttgttaaataaaaactttttatggcGCATGAAATTTGAGTATACTTTTGTCAGATGAAAGTCTATGAAAGGTTTCTCTAGAAATCACCATCTGTcttttttactgtcccactgcagggcacacATCTCGCAGGAAAAAAAGAATACGCTTTAATCACCATGTTTACTTGAGACGGATTGACGATTTCGCGTTTCTTTAGCGTCCAAGATATATCTATagtctttattgtttttttatttttttattttaggtgacttATTTTTGAAAGAATATCTTTTTCATATATCAGTTCGAAATAAAGtccacacaaacaaacaattgatGATGCCGCATATTAGGAGCAGGAATCTGAATGTCAGCGCCGGAGTGAGGCCACCCGGAATGATATCGCTGGCACGAGAGACGTAACATTGACTGCCAATTGTGTAGCACGATGTTTAAATACTGGTGCATTTGTTATTACAATTAATAGcgtttttacataataaaaacattgataacGATTCACAaaaatttaaacttattttatcatGAAAGTATTTAAGAGCAACTGTATATACCGCGAAATCATTTGAAACATATGTATATACCTATTTGTAACCAAAAACAGGGCACAAAATGCTGTTAAAAAATTAAGCTGGAAAAAGGCAAAATGGAATTATTTTTGACCATGCCACGAAGAAAAGAAGGCACTAACATTAAATGATAACCACAAAAAAATTGCCCTGGTATCCATTATAATGTTAGTGGATTCCAATAGTAAAATGAGCCCTAACATAACAAACGATATACTTTACAATATTGGAACTTTAAAGTACATCTTCTTCCCCAGGTATCGCATTCCTCATCATCCCAGACTCCAGGTTCAACCTGACAGCAGTCGGAGCTGACTTCCAGTACACCTCATGGCGAGTCTTCGTGGCAGCCTGTGGTATCCCCAGCCTGTTGGTGGTGCTGCTCCTCATACCGTTCCCGGAGAGTCCAAGATACCTGCTGTATGCGAACAGAGCGGAGCAGGCCTTGCAAGTGCTGCAGAGGATATTTGTGGTCAATACTAAGCTTAGTGAGAAGGACTTTCCTGTAAGTTGCTTTACtaccatgtttttattttttcttgattcAGTTTGGAGATAAATGGTTTTTTGTGTAAGATTTGGCAGTAATAGGACACTGTTGCCGATGTGATGATTAgcctaatttttaattattgtatatgactttttttagtattacaaaAGATATCAGAATCGTACATATGATTGCACATGACTTTGTTAACCATCCTTAAAAAAGGTCTCAGCATCTACATGGCTTTACACTACACCACATAAATCCCAAAAATCTTCAACCTCTATAAAATTACTTCGAGCAATATTTTGCAGAATCTTCAACCAATAAAATACGAAAAGATACTTTTGACTTATTTGATGCAGACGatctaaaatattattctgCTTTTCAGGTAGAATCAATGATAAGTGCCTACGAAGGTGAGGAGGAGGAGGTGGTGTCAGCAGACAACAACGGGAATGAGACGAAGGCGCCGCTCACGTGGGCACAGCGCTGGGATGCCTTCTGGGTCAGAAAGAAGATGCTGGTCATGCCTCCTTATATTGGCCTGCTGGTGCTGTGCTGCTTCGTGGACTTTGGACTTATGTTCAGGTACTACAATAACTTGATATTTAAATACGTGGTGAATAGTCTTGATCTAAAAGAAGAAAGAGCTTTAAACCGGTGCTTATACCTCTATATATAAAGGAATAGTGTTGAAGCTTAATTATAAACGAGACGTCCTCCATTGCTTCAATAGCGTCCCGAGAGGACTACTCTTTTATCCGGATAAAAACTAATCCACAAACCATGAGATATTCCATCATACAACCATATATCATTTATGTTTCACTGATAAATAACATATCTTTCCATAGGAGAGTTAGACTGTGCTCAAAAATACAGTATTTGGATGTTCCTTATAACGCCACTTTGCTATCCCACTTTCTTTCTCTAAAATAACGTAATTTCTTCTTCCAGCTACTACACACTGATGATGTGGTTCCCGGACCTGTTCGAGCGGTTCAGCCAGTTCTCGTCTCTGTACCCTGACGTGTCTGCCGGCGTATGCGAGGTGTCACTAGCCTTGGCTAATGATACTGCTGAGTTGACTGTGAGTATTATTTCACCTTCTTGTATGTCGTGCCTTGTAGGATAGtgtcaaatacataattatgtatgtaattgtGTGTGTAATgaacatagatataatattactaaacaagattgcgcacgctcaaaatatatatttacgaaaatgaactctattctaacgcaataaagtactaaattggttgcataatacacagaggcaaatccgagccgagagggatagttcgaacggaggctgtttgtctctttctaacaccttgccagcataaaaaaatgttgtgatcaaaagttttgtcttcccaaaaacaattgaatcacttatatttttatcttattttaacaattgtaagtcaacaaattaatagcaatcgcattaatttattcgtatttattattaaaacataaacaacataaatttttattttgcttttttttattttctagcggtaaccctgaacattcttggcgcgtaatcagcatttaaaattttgtttatatttttttgtattaaatcaatttaaactattaaaatggtgaaaaagtgttgcgtttctacttgcaaaagtgaatcctatagtggttgcaatatatcgttccacaggttagctaataataacattttcgtaaaccaaacaactagggtgcccatgaattcttgtaacgagtcaaaatatgggtgatggattttaaaactgttgtactattgttatagcttccaaaaaaatgaagaaaggcaacataaatggctcagcagtctatatatgaagtagaaatacaaaaaaaacagtcttcacttcgaatcttcctgcttttatactgctaatttccgctaattattaaaagcctttattagtatcttaaggtcacaaactgcgtaagttaaaacttcaatactaatctgtgtttaataatcttagcaaattcggatttgtctcacatagcttaatctcatagtcaccctattagaaagggacagacagcctccgtactaactgtttcactcggctcgttttttgggtttatatgcgcagtcctgtttactaatattatgtctatggtaatGAATGACACAACAATATattctgaaatattatattttttatatataggaACTGTCATAGGACTGACAATTACTCGTAATAAAGTTTACAATCAGGGAGTTTATATAGAGGTATAATGTATTTCTGCTGAAAGCAGCGTTTTGAAACTCCAAGTCTATGGATAACTGGATCACTTGAGCAAAAAAttctattttctgttttttcaCTGCAACAAGAAAAACCTATGTCTCGtttcgggtcgcagcattatgctgagcgagggccgtattgcgcgctttaagacgcatattttccccttctatcattatttctgtataatgtgcctaattttaagtgtgtgtatgcgtctattgttgcgcaataaaaattattttctttctttctttcttttctttctatgATTACAAAATGTGATCTATTTTGATATATATCCTTATTTTCTCTCTGCAGGGCAAGTTACAGACACTAGATGACAGAGTCTACATCCATACTCTGGTAGTAGCGTTAAGTTGCGTGCCCACTGCTCTGTGGGTCGGTCTCACCATCAACGTAGTCGGCAAGAAGCTTATGTTAGGTAAGTAAATACCTGGTCTTTTATAGAATGTTGAATCATGTCCTTTCTTATAAACCTTTCTTCATGTAAATATGGAATGAGTTATTTAGTTTCTTCTGTGTTAAAATTCTGGATTTAAGAAAGCATCCTGTAACAGAAAATTAACATGATCAAATAGATAGTCATTTTAGCGTTTATATGAGCGGTTGGgatcatcataatatttttaaacatatgcTATTTTAATGAAGATGGCTTACAATTGCAGAATAAGATATTTCAATTACTGTCATATTCAGACCAAGTTAATAATACGATGAACAAGtgcattattttgtataattattcTCTAATGGACTTTTTTACCACCTGATTTCACAAATACTAACAAATCTCCCTCTCCTCCAGTGATGATGTTGATCAGCTCCGGGCTGGCAGCGCTAGGACTGAACCTGGTGCGCTCCTCGCTGGAGAACCTCATCCTGTCGTGTGTGTTCGAAGCCATCGTCAGCTGCACTGAGGCAGTGCTGTTCTGTGTCATCTGCGAGATATTCCCTACTAAAGTCGCGTGAGTATGAAAGATCGCTttcattaaatgtttattttttccttaattAAAGGATTTAAGCTCATTTTACAAAAGCGGACCTAACGCCAGTTTAGTTACAGCTGGGTGTTTCCTTTCATCAGCAAATCTGATACtgtcaattgttttataaaGGATCTGAAATTCAATTTAGTTTCTTTACAAGAAGAAGGAATATCGCCACCAATTGCCACAAAAAAACTGctgcttttaaaatattgttgaatgCTGCAACTGGAATACACAAACATTAGCATGTTCTAAAATCCAAACGACTCCTAGTTGACCATACTAGAAATTAGAATTCTAGAACTGAACTTTGCTTGGAGCAACATTGTGGCACAATGTAAGAATGAAAACAATTGCCAGACTTTCAAAGGAATTAAAAATCCGTCATCAAGTTCAACTATCATTAAAATACAGTCCGGGGGTGTGACAAATTTTTTGTCACATGTCAAATTCCTGACTCCTCAAACCCTGATCACGAGATGACATTAATCAGTCACCCAGATAGCACCACAGTCACACCCAGGGCACGCCTCCATGCGCCCACGCATTCGACTAGCGTCATTAGCACACTCAATTTAGGGTGTCACATGATATTAacgtattgtttttttataaataaatccatCAAGACTGAAGATGGAATCCTCGTCATGCATCAGGCCACATTAGTTGGTTATTCTGAGCGTGCTATATGCTATATGATGACGTGCAAATGAAGTGCTATATGATGACGTGCAAATGAAGTCAGTTAAAGAATTGCATATCAGAATGATGATCGGCAATTTTAAATTGCTTGTTAAATAGTAttgcagtttttaaattaatctcTATTTAGGTTGGTATATGATTTATTGCATTAATAGACTCCGTTACATGAGTTCGTGCTCTGAAATCACAAATGGTTCCTTTAGCATTGAAGTCTCCACTATTCCTAAATCATATTGGTTTAATGTCTAGATATGTGCCAAGTAGGCACGCCCATCTCTTGATACATAGACTACTAAAAATAAGTGAAGATGGGAGCTCATCAGTCAGCTCATATTCATCAtcagtgtcagacttttactgatttAATCCCATCGTATTCCTTCTGGAgccgtttatgtaccagagcggaTAAATAACTATGACTATAGATGCATCACCTTAGAGCATATAATCATTTTGTTAGTACTTAGACTCATTCCTTGTCATCTCCGAATGACAAGAAAAAATTCTATGTTCATATTTCCTTTTGTCCACAGTGCCACAGCTATGGCGGTTACAGTGATGTGTGGCCGGATAGGGGCTATAGTGGGCAACGTGGTCTTCGGAGCCCTGGTAGACGAGCACTGCGTGGTGCCCATATATATGTTCGGAACATTGCTTATAAGTAAGTACTTCGGGTCTTTTGGTCCTTTTAGATTAAGTGTTTCATATTTTAGTACAAAGCTTGAGCTTTGTGGATAGTGGTCTGTTTTGAATACTCTACGTAAATAAGCGAGTGTTCAGTTagattgcctcgttggtctagctgtcgcaagcgcggctgctgaacatgtggtctcgggttcgattccagagtcgggctgaaatcgctttctgggttttagaaactttcacaaaagcagcccgtagtctacAAGTTCGTGGTTGATACACCCgtgtatcggagagcacgtaaatgtcggtcctgcgctagATCTCTCCAATTCTCCCATT belongs to Helicoverpa zea isolate HzStark_Cry1AcR chromosome 11, ilHelZeax1.1, whole genome shotgun sequence and includes:
- the LOC124634406 gene encoding synaptic vesicle glycoprotein 2B-like, with amino-acid sequence MEEHGESKERVQRAPFETALHHAGYGCFQWLLLMSCGAIYAVCALSTTTLSFVLPAAEYDFHLSSSDKGRLTATPLIGMCVGSYFWGNLADARGRKKAIIGALLLDALAAFLSSVVQSFPAFLACRFFSGFGIIGATGLIFPYFGDFLSLRHRDVMLCRLEVFWTFGTILLPGIAFLIIPDSRFNLTAVGADFQYTSWRVFVAACGIPSLLVVLLLIPFPESPRYLLYANRAEQALQVLQRIFVVNTKLSEKDFPVESMISAYEGEEEEVVSADNNGNETKAPLTWAQRWDAFWVRKKMLVMPPYIGLLVLCCFVDFGLMFSYYTLMMWFPDLFERFSQFSSLYPDVSAGVCEVSLALANDTAELTGKLQTLDDRVYIHTLVVALSCVPTALWVGLTINVVGKKLMLVMMLISSGLAALGLNLVRSSLENLILSCVFEAIVSCTEAVLFCVICEIFPTKVAATAMAVTVMCGRIGAIVGNVVFGALVDEHCVVPIYMFGTLLITSGLLCIILPKSTRPERPT